The genome window CGCTTTTGTTGCAGGAAGAAATCTTGTACCAAGTCCTGCTGCCGGGATGACTGCTTTTTTAACTTTCATGGTTTTCCTCCTTGAAATCACATTACATTCATTATAAGCAATTTGATTTATCAAAACAAGCTTAGACTATATTTCATCAATAAGATAACGTTTGCATTTGATACAAAAGAACTATTAGCGGACAAAATATTGCTTTTTTAAATTTTTTTTAATATGATTGAAGATGACTTAGTTTTGGAGGGAGAAAGTTAATGGAAGATGTTAGAAAAAAATGGAAAAAGGTACAGTGGGATAATGAAATTACGTATAAAACATTCCTTACATATAGTGTTCTCTTTGTCTTAGTAACAATAAGTATTTACTTACTTTTTTGGTTAAGAGGTTATTCATTTATTTGGTCTCATGATGGTTTTAACCAACACTATCCGATTTTAAAAGAATTTAGAAATATGTTAGTAGATTTCCTGAAACACCCAACTCAAGTGCCGGAATTATGGTCTTGGCAAATTGGAATGGGAGGCGATGTGGTCGGTAGTTTTGGCTACTATGTTCTAGGTGATATTTTTGCTTATTTAGTAGTACTATTTCCAGCAGATCAGATGGAACTTGCATACACAACATTAATTCTATTACGCTTGTTTTGTGTAGGTATTGCCTTCTTAGCTCTAGCGAAAAACTTTAAAATTAATCATATTGCTGCAGTTACAGGTTCATTAGTCTATGTGTTCTCTGGTTATTTATTTGTTTCGGCAACAAGGCATCCATTTTTTATTACGCCGATGATTCTTTTACCGCTACTTTGTCTTTGTGTAGAGAGAGTGCTTCAAAAGAAATCACCAGTTCCGTTAATTCTTGTGATTTGTTGGACATTAGTTAGTAACTTCTATTTTGCATATATGCTTGCGATTATGGTTTGTATCTATACAGTTATTAGATACTTTACTCATTACAAAAAGCAAGGAATTCCGCTACTAAGTACTATTGGAAAATTAGCGGTCTATGCAATTACTGGCTTTTTAATGGCATGTATTTTATTTTTACCTAATTTAATCGCCTTTTTAGGTTCTTCCAGAGCAAATGGAGAGTTTGCGAATGGGCTATGGTTCTATGATTTGTCCTATTACTTATCGCTTGGAAAAATGTACATTACAACCGAAAGCGCTGGTTATTGGGCAAACTTAGGTTTCGCAGCAATTGCTGTGTTTGTACTTCCGTTTATTTGGCAGTATCGAAAAAAATATCCGGTTGTATTTATTAGTTTGGTTTTAGGACTTGGCATGATGCTATTTCCGTTTTTCGGGGCATTATTTAATGGTTTAAGTAGTCCTTCCAATCGTTGGATGTTTGCAGTTGCTCTTCCTGTAAGTATTGGAGTTTCCTTTTTATTAACAGACTATAAAACATTAACGAAAAAAGATATGCGTAATTTTCTTATTACACTTATTATCTTTATCGTTGTTTCATGGTGGGGACCGAACTTCAATATTTATCAACCTATCTTGTTAGTTCCTTTAATATTAATGCTTTTAACCTTTTTTGTTTTCTTTTTACAATTTATTAATTTGAATTATATTAAGAAGAAAGCTTATAATGGCTTGTTTTACTTTTTGATTATAATGTTAGTATGTGTCAATTTAGCTTATATGGGTAATTATATGTTTAGTAAAAACGGGGCTAATAAAGTACAAGGTCAATTAAATTCTGGGGTTGTTGAACGTAAAATAACTGAACTATATGGGGGAGCAGATAAAAAGATTGATAAGAGCTCTTTCTATCGTACCAGCCTTTCTAGTGGGTATAATGGATTTTATGATAATTCAGATGCAAACATTTTGTTAGATGTAAATACGGTGAATTCATTTTATTCGATTACTAATGGTGCAGTAGCTGACTTAGCTTCTGAATTAAATAATAGTCAGTTTCGGATGACGTTGCCACTTGGGCAAATGGATAATAGAACTATTTTTACGAATATACTTGGAACGACTTACTTATTTGCACGTGATGATCAAGCTGGCAGAATACCATATGGCTTTAAAAAAATTGATTCTGCTGAAATTGAACGAGTAGATAAACCAGGCATTAGCCATACAGATGTATATGAATCTGAAAATAGTGTTCCATTGATGTATATGAACTACCATACGGAAGATAGAGAATCATATGAAAAGCTCTCTCCGCTTGAAAAAGAGGAAGCACTTTCTTATAATGCTATCATTGATAATAAAGACACATCCAAACGTGAGTATAAATCGAATATTAAAGAACTTGAATTTGAAACGAGTATACCTAAAGTTAATGGCAAAGCTCCTGCAAAATTAACGAAAGACAAAATAGAGGTTTCTAATGCTGAAAATAGCATTCAATTTAAATTGAAAAACCCGGAAGAAACAAAAAATGCAGAACTTTACTTTTATATTGATGGTTTAGATTTCACGCCATACACTTTCAAACAAAGAAAAGATATTGCGTTTGCTAAAGATGAGTATAAAACAAAAAATATGCGTTATAATTATTACCGGAACAATCTTACCAAACGTATAAAAGAAGACTATACATTAACAGCCAAAACATCTAACCGTGTAGTTTCAGCGAGCCAAGTGGATAAAAGTGAGCTTTCTGGGTATTTTAAACGGGACAACATGCTTTTAAATGGTGGTTTTTCTGAAAAAGCTCGGAAACAAGTATCTATTAATTTGAGCGGTCTTGGTACGTACGACTATGATAATATCAAAATTTACGCGGTTCCATTTGATGATTCTTATACGAAAAGAATGCAAGAACTAAAAAAACAAGCTGCAACAGACTTGAAATTTGATACAAACAAAGTGTCGGCTAAGGTTTCAGCAAAACAAGATGGTGTGTTAGTTACAACAATTCCATATACAAAAGGTTGGAAAGTAAAAGTAGATGGAAAAGAAGTATCAACAGAAAAAGTCAATACAGGATTTATTGGTTTTTCCTTAGATAAAGGACTCCATACAATCGAAATGAATTATGAAACGCCAATGCTTAAAGCTGGCATGGTGGCGAGTGGCTTAGGTGTCATCCTTTTTGCTGGAATTATCGTGGTGTATCACCTTAGAAAGCGTAAAAATAAAACACAATAAATGAGGGAAAACGTTAGGTAGCTATGTTACATAGCCCTAACGTTTTTTGTTAGTTCTGAGATTAAGCAAAAGTGTAAATTCCGATTATAGTATGATATAATTTAACTGTTAATCTATTTTAGGAGGATATAATGAGAAATTTAAAAGATAGAGTACTCAATTCATTAAAAGGTAATAAAAAAGATATTAAAATTAGTGTTGTTGTACCTACATATAATACAGAATTAGAAGGTCTTAAAAACTTAATGTCGTCAATTGATAAGCAAACAATGAATCCAGATGAGTATGAGCTTGTTTTTGTAGATGATGGATCTACAACAGATACATACGAACGTTTGCAAGAGTTTGCTGAAACACGTCCAAATATGACCGTTAAACAAATTGAAAACTCTGGTTGGGGAAGCAGACCAAGAAATATTGCAACTAAAATGGCTAAAGGAGAATATATCCTTTATTTAGACCATGATGACACAGTTTTCCCTGAAACATTTGAACGCGTATATAATTTCGGAAAAGAAAATAATTTAGATGTAGTGAGCGGGAAAGAAGTAAGAACAAATGGTTGGTCATGGGGATGGAAGCAATTCTCTGAGAACAATCCGCATGCAGAAGAAATGGGTATTGAATGTTTACTTCCAATGACTCCACACAAATTTTATAAAAGAGAATTCTTGTTAGAGAATGATATTACATTTGATGATGGAGCTCGAGTTCTTTGGGAAGATGTATATTTTAACTCTAAGGCGTTCATTCACGGTGCAAAAGTTGGTATTTTAGCCGATTATCCTACGTACTATTGGATTGCAACTGGTGCAAATAATTCCAGTAGTTTCGGACGTGATCCGCATGAAAAATGGAACCAAATTAATAAATTATTTAATTTCTTTAAAGACAATATCAAAGAGCAACGTGACTTAGATTTTATGCTAACTCATTGGTATCGCTCACGAGTTCTTGGGATTTTAGGGCAATGGCTACTAAAAAACAACAATGAACGTATTGATATTGAATTTAACTATGCAAAAAAACTTGCCGAAGAATTAATACCAGCCTATATTAGCGAAAACTTAGATAAAAACAATCAAGTAAAAGATTATTTATTAAGACAAGGTGATTTAGATTCATTAAAAAAACTTGCTCAAATCGATGCTGGAATTACAGCGCTTAGCTATGTGGAAGATGCTTACTTTAAAGAAGACAAACTATTCTTCAAAACAAGTACAAAAATGACATATGAAGACAAAGAAGATTTCTTTATTGAAAAAACAGCAGATCGAATGGAACGTATTTTACCAGAAGAAATCAAATCGAAATTGCCAAAAGAATTCTTTGATTATAGTGATGATTTAGCTGAATTTACGTATGAGCCAAGTATTAAAGGACGTAATTCAAGAGCTACCTGGAAAATCGACGGTTCTACTAGTAATGTAGAAGTTGTTAATAAAAAAGCAAATTTGTATAAAATAGAAGGTGAAATGTCTTTTTCTGTTCAAATTAATGATTATATATTAGATGCAGCTGATAAAAAACAACCATGGGATATTGCCACACGCTTTACCGGCCTTGGGTATACAAGTCACCGAGCATTAACCATTGGTAAAATTCTTATCAAAACAGCGTTAATAAATAACAAAACAATGATTGTTTATAAAAATGCATCTGGTTTAATAAGTCTGGATGTTGGAAGTAGCGTTCGTTCAATCGTGGAAGATTCTGGTGTGAAACGTGAACAAATTCTTATTGATAAAACATCTGGAAAAGTAACTATTCCATTAAATGAAATTCATGTGTTTGGTGAAAGCCTTATTGAAGGTAATGCAGAATTAAAACCGGTGGGAATTAGTGATGCGGATCCAATTAATGTAAAAGCTAAATTGATTGGTGAAGCTAATAAAGCAAGAGTAGAAGTTCTTTTGGGTGATGAAAAACTATCTGGTGAATATCATTTAGTAACTAATATCCAAGGTAAAAAAGATAAACAGCAAATTAAAATAACGCTTTAAGAATGGAGAGAAAAGAATGAAAGGTATAATTTTAGCAGGAGGAAGTGGAACTAGACTTTATCCACTTACAAAAGCAATTTCGAAACAAATGTTACCAATTTATGATAAGCCGATGATTTATTATCCGCTATCGATCCTAATGTTAGCAGGTATTAAAGATATTTTAATTATTTCAACCCCAGAAGATACTCCACGCTTTGAGCAATTATTAGCTGATAGCGATCAACTGGGTATTAATATTTCTTATGCGGTTCAAGAAAAACCGGAAGGATTAGCACAAGCGTTTATTATTGCTGAAGATTTTATTGGGGATGATTCGGTTTCGCTTATACTTGGAGATAATATTTATTACGGACAAGGTTTATCCAAAATGCTTCAAAGAGCATCTGCTAAAAAAGCTGGAGCTACTGTATTTGGCTACCACGTGAATGATCCTGAAAGATTTGGAGTTGTGGAGTTTGATGAATCAATGAAAGCTATTTCCATTGAAGAAAAGCCTACTGAACCAAAAAGTAATTATGCGGTAACTGGTCTTTATTTCTACGATAATCGCGTAGTGGAAATTGCGAAAAGCATTAAACCATCTGAACGTGGTGAGTTAGAAATCACTGATGTTAATAAGCGTTACCTTGAACTGGGAGAACTAGATGTAGAACTTATGGGCAGAGGATTTGCTTGGTTAGATACAGGAACACATGAATCTCTTCTTGAAGCGTCTACCTTTATTGAAACAATTGAAAGAAGACAAAACTTGAAAATCGCTTGTCTTGAGGAAATTGCTTATCGAATGGGGTATATTGATGAGGCTGCAGTTGAAAAATTGGCAGAACCACTTAAGAAAAATGCGTATGGGCAATATTTAATGAAATTAATTAATAAATAAGAAGAGTGAGGCGTACTAATGGAAATTGTTGAAAGTAAACTAGCTGGTGTTAAATTAGTAAAACCAAAAGTGTTTGGAGATCATCGTGGTTTTTTCATGGAAAGCTATAATGAAAAAGCATTCCATGAAGCTGGAATCGATATGAAGTTTATTCAAGATAACCACTCTCTTTCTGTGGAAGCGGGTGTACTTCGGGGTATGCATTATCAAACGAACCCAAAAGCACAGACAAAATTAATTCGTGTTGCGACAGGCGCAATTTATGATGTAGTTGTTGATATGCGTAAAGGTTCTCCTACATACGGTGAGTGGGAAGGTTATATTTTAAGCGAAGCAAACAAACATCAACTTCTAGTACCACAAGGATTTGCTCATGGCTTTTGTACGATTACCGAAAATGTGAATGTGCTTTATAAAGTAGATCAATTATATTCCCCTGAAAACGATGCGGGAATTGCCTACGATGATCCGGATTTAAATATTACTTGGCCAACAGATAAATTAATTTTATCGGACAAGGATACGAAACATCCACGTTTAAAAGACGCTGAAAATAATTTTGTATGGGAGAATAAATAAATGAATTTATTAGTAACAGGTGGGGCAGGTTTTATTGGCAGTAATTTCGTACATCATATTTTAAATAAGCATGATGATTATAAAGTCGTAAACTTAGATTTGCTGACTTATGCAGGCACAATGAGCAATTTAGAGGATATCAAAGAAAATCCTAATCATGTTTTCGTAGAAGGAAATATTTGTGATTATGATCTAGTGAAAAAACTAGTAACAGATCATAAAATTGATACTATTGTTAACTTCGCAGCAGAATCTCATGTAGACCGTAGTATTATCAATCCAGGTATCTTTATCGAAACAAATGTACAAGGAACGCTAAATCTTTTAAATGTTGCGAAAGAATTAAATGTCGCAAAATATCTACAAGTATCTACTGATGAAGTGTATGGTTCACTTGGAGAAACTGGATATTTCACTGAAGAAACTCCAATTGCTCCAAACAGTCCATACTCTGCAAGTAAAGCTTCAGCAGACTTATTAGTTCGTTCATATTTTGAAACATACGGCTTAAATGTAAATATTACTCGTTGTTCTAATAATTATGGACCACATCATTTCCCAGAAAAATTAATCCCGCTAATGATCACAAATGGTCTTGACGGGGAAAATTTACCTATTTATGGTGATGGTAAAAACATTCGCGATTGGTTACATGTGTCAGATCACTGTGCAGCAATTGATTTAGTAATCCATAATGGTAAATCTGGTGAAGTTTATAACGTTGGTGGACATAATGAACGTACGAATAATGAAATCGTGCATATCATTGTTGACGATTTGAATCTTTCTAAAGATAAAATTGTATATGTAGAAGATCGTCTTGGTCATGATTTACGTTATGCTATTGACCCTAAGAAAATCGAAACAGAGCTTGGTTGGGAACCAAAATATACATTTGATACAGGAATTAAAGAAACTATCGAATGGTATGTAAATAATGAAGCTTGGTGGAGACCACTAAAATCACGCGCAAAGTTGGGTGAATAAATATGAGTATTTTAGTAACAGGAGCAAATGGGCAGCTCGGAACGGAGCTAGTTCAATTATTAAAAGAACATAATTTAACCGTGACTGAGTGGGACAAAGATTCTGTAGATATTGTGGATAAAGCAGCTGTAAAAAAAGCAATGCTTGATTTAAAGCCTGAATGGATTATCCATTGTGCCGCTTTTACTAATGTAGAAGCAGCAGAAGATGAATTAAAAAACGTTAACTGGGAAGTAAACGTGGATGGGACTGAAAATATCAGTGAAGCTGCAGAAATAGTTGGAGCTAAACTTGTATATATCAGTACAGATTATGTTTTCGATGGTACTAAAAAAGAAGCATATTTACCAGATGATAAAACAAATCCACTTAATCAATATGGAATTGCTAAATTAGCAGGAGAAAAAGTTGCTTTAGAAAAAAATAGCCAAACTTATGTTATTCGTACTTCATGGGTGTTTGGTAAATATGGTAATAATTTTGTATACAGTATGCTTAAACTAGCTGAAACGCATAAAGAACTAAAAGTAGTAAATGATCAATTAGGTCGCCCAACATACACATATGATTTAGCTGACTTCATTCGTTTTGTTATTGAGAAGAATCCGGCATATGGTATTTACCAATTCTCTAATAGTGGAACTGCGACATGGTTTGAGTTTGCAACAGAAATTTTGAAAGATAAAGATGTTACTGTGAATCCATGTACTTCAGATGAATTTCCACAAAAAGCTGAACGTCCAAAAACATCTATTATGAGTTTGGAAAAAGTAGAGAAACTAGGTTTTAACATTCCAACTTGGCAAGATGCTTTAGTTCGTTTTAAAAAATAATAAAAAAAACAATTATACGATGCATTCGTATAATTGTTTTTTTATATCTTTATGGGGTTTATTTGTTTATAATAGTAATGTGTATAAATTACTCTATGAACAAAAGGAGCCGGATATTTTGAACGATTCAAGGGACTTACATTCCATTTGTTTTGTTTCTACAGAAGTGGAAGATAAGAACAATAACGTACATTTTATAGCAGAATCTGCAGATTTATTGGCAGATTGCTTAGTGCTATTAGAGAAAGAGAATAAACACTATTTAACTTTTATGAAAGAAAATTTGAATACAATTGCGTTAGCCGAGAAAATCGAATATGCACCAGATATCATTTGCCCAAATAAAGTTTTGAAAGGTAGTTTGTATACAAATCCTGAATGCATAGATAACAGCCTTGCTGGTAGTACTTTCTCCAAAGATTTACTTAAGAGAGTAGCAAATGAAATGAAGCAAGAAGTATTTGAATTAACAAGCTTTAATTATTATTGTTATCATTTGGCGGAGAAGATTGGTCATTTGGGAGAAGAAGCTAGCTATTCGCTCTCTTTGGCGGACTTAGATGACTCGGTTACACGTTTACTTGATATTAAAGATAATCATTACCGAAAAGATTGGACAATTTTATATTATGTAAATAAGTTTTTAATGATGCATTTAGAAAATTTACCGAAAATTTTTGAAGAATCAGATGAAAAATTTCAAATTAATTATTTAGAAAAACTTACTGAACTTATTGCGAAACTGCCGGATGAGGTTATTTTTGAGTTAGATGCGCTCGATTATTTGGTTCAAAATATATTAAATGATTCATTTGAATGGATTAAATACGAAGCATATCCAGCTTGTTTAACTTTAGCTGAAATAATAAGTCACCGAGCAGCACCAAATAAATTCACGGATACTAAATGGCTGCGTTTAGAAAAATGTGTCCGAAAAGGTTCTGTAAATCCGCTAAGAAACAAAAAAAATCCAACTGTTTTGACACCAATAAAAAAGAAATTTGTTTCTTTTTTTAGCCGTAAAGTGGTGTTTACGATTGCAAAACTGTTACCTGTTGCGAAAGATAATGTTTTGTTAGTTTCGAATAAAATTAGTGATTTAGATGCTACTTTCATGCCGATTTACCAGACAATTAAGCAAAAGCATCCTGAAAAGTCTGTGCGTGCGTACATGAAAATGCGACCAGAAGATAATCATGCAATGTATTATTTAACATATTTTTGGAATCTTGGAAGAGCAAAGTATGTGTTTTTAGATGACTATTATTATCAATTGTATTCTATTAGAATGAGGAAAGAAGCGGAAGTTATTCAGCTTTGGCATGCAGCAGGAGCGTTTAAACGATTCGGTCATAGTTCTCTAGGATTTAAAGACTCCATATCGCTTGATTTTGAAACAAGAGCGCACCAAAATTACACAACGAGTGTCATATCATCCAGTGATTTAAAACCGATTTATGCAGAAGCCTTCCATATGGATGAAACCAAAATTGAAGCATTTGGTCTACCACGTTTATGGAAGTTATTTGATCAAGACTACAAGGAATTCAGACTAGATTATTTCCAAAAAATGTACCCGCTTCTTAAAGGGAAAAAAGTGATTACTTATGCACCAACTTTTCGAGGGAATTCAGAAGAGCGAAAAGCATTCCAACTCGAATTAAATTTACGTAAAATGAAAGAGGAACTAGGACAAGAATATGTAGTAGTAATTAAACTGCATCCATTAGTAAGCGTTGAAACGCAAGTTCCAGAAGATTTAGCTGATTTTGTACTTGATTTTAGTGGAATTGAAATGAATGACGTTCTAATCGTAACAGATATTCTAATAACTGATTATTCGTCTGTTATTTATGATTACTCTATCTTGAATAGACCCATTATTTTCTACGCATATGATCTTGAAGCCTATTCATTAGAACGTAATTTTTATCATGATTATTTGGAATTTGTTCCAGGTCCAGTGGTTGCTACAACTGAAGAAGCAATTAAACTTATTCAAACAAATCAAATGATAACAGGGAAGTTACAGGACTTTGCAGAGAAAGCATTTGAATATCATGATGGTGATGCCGCAGCTCGAATTATTGATTATGTAATGCAAGATTGATGTCTGTACAAAAGATATTGAGTTTATGGTACAATAAAGCTATGTTTATTAGTAAAATGTTAAAGGAGACTAAAAATGATTTATGCAGAGATATTAGCTGGCGGTAAAGGTACGCGCATGGGAAATGTCAATATGCCGAAGCAGTACTTGCCATTAAAAGGAAAACCAATTATTGTTCATACAATTGAGAAATTCATTTTAAATGACCGTTTTGAAAAAATTATTATTGCAACACCTAAAGATTGGATTAATCACACACAAGATATTATTAAAAAATATATTTTTGATTCGCGTGTAATTGTTATTGAAGGCGGAACAGATCGAAATGAAACAATTATGAACGGTATCCGTTATGTAGAAAAAGAATTCGGCTTAAATGAAGATGATATTATTGTAACGCATGATGCCGTTAGACCATTTATCACGCATCGTATTATTGAAGAAAATATTGATATGGCATTAGAATTTGGCTCTGTAGATACCGTTATCCCTGCAGTTGATACTATTGTAGAATCTACTAACCATGACTTCATCACAGATATTCCAGTTCGTGGCAATATCTATCAAGGTCAAACGCCACAAAGCTTTAACATGAAAACTATTCAAAAACATTATAATAATTTAACAGATGATGAAAAACAAATCTTAACAGATGCTTGTAAAATTTGTTTGCTTGCCGGTGAAAAAGTTAAACTTGTAAACGGTGGAATTTCAAACATAAAAATTACCACTCCATATGATTTAAAAGTGGCAAATGCGATTGTACAGGAGAGGATTAACTCATGATTAACCAAGTATATCGCCTAGTTTCTGAGAGACAATTTGAAGAAGCGAATATTGAAGAAGCACTTACAGAAGATGTTGTTGTAGTAAGACCTACATATCTTTCTATCTGTGCTGCAGATCAGCGTTATTATACAGGTTCTCGCGGAAAAGAAATGCTTTCCAAAAAATTACCAATGGCGCTAATCCATGAAGGTGTTGGCCAAGTTACGTATGACGCAACTGGCGAGTTTGAAATCGGAACAAAAGTAGTGATGATTCCAAATACACCGACAGAAGATGATCCAGTTATTGCCGAAAACTATCGTCGCTCTTCGCTATTTCGTTCTAGTGGCTATGACGGCTTAATGCAAGAGAATGTTTTCATGAGAAGAGATCGCGTTGTTCGTTTACCAGAAAATATGGACATGGAAGTTGCGGCTTATTCTGAGTTAATTTCTGTAGCGTTTCATGCAATTACAAGATTTAAACAAAAAGCAAATGCTAATCAATCTGTATTTGGTGTATGGGGCGATGGTAATTTAGGCTTTATCACTTGTCTATTGCTAAAAACTATCTACCCTGAAAGTAAAGTGATTATTTTTGGTAAAACACAATACAAACTTGATTTCTTTTCTTTCGTAGATGAAGCTCATTTAGTTGATGAAATTCCAGAAGGTCTAGTGATTGACAATGCGTTTGAATGCGCTGGTGGCAAAGGAAGTCAGTACGCAGTTGAACAAATTATTGATTTAATTAAACCAGAAGGAACGATTTCTTTATTGGGCGTTTCTGAGAACCCCATTGAATTTAATTCACGTATGGTATTAGAAAAAGGATTGACGGTATTCGGTAGTAGCCGTAGTGGGAAAGAAGATTTCCAAAACACCGTAAATTTTCTTAGTGAAAATGAACGTGCTGTAGAATACTTATCTAGTCTAATAGGCCAACGTAAAGTAGTTCGTAATTTACAAGATATTATTGAAGCTTTTGAGACGG of Listeria monocytogenes contains these proteins:
- a CDS encoding 2-C-methyl-D-erythritol 4-phosphate cytidylyltransferase; translated protein: MIYAEILAGGKGTRMGNVNMPKQYLPLKGKPIIVHTIEKFILNDRFEKIIIATPKDWINHTQDIIKKYIFDSRVIVIEGGTDRNETIMNGIRYVEKEFGLNEDDIIVTHDAVRPFITHRIIEENIDMALEFGSVDTVIPAVDTIVESTNHDFITDIPVRGNIYQGQTPQSFNMKTIQKHYNNLTDDEKQILTDACKICLLAGEKVKLVNGGISNIKITTPYDLKVANAIVQERINS
- a CDS encoding ribitol-5-phosphate dehydrogenase — its product is MINQVYRLVSERQFEEANIEEALTEDVVVVRPTYLSICAADQRYYTGSRGKEMLSKKLPMALIHEGVGQVTYDATGEFEIGTKVVMIPNTPTEDDPVIAENYRRSSLFRSSGYDGLMQENVFMRRDRVVRLPENMDMEVAAYSELISVAFHAITRFKQKANANQSVFGVWGDGNLGFITCLLLKTIYPESKVIIFGKTQYKLDFFSFVDEAHLVDEIPEGLVIDNAFECAGGKGSQYAVEQIIDLIKPEGTISLLGVSENPIEFNSRMVLEKGLTVFGSSRSGKEDFQNTVNFLSENERAVEYLSSLIGQRKVVRNLQDIIEAFETDLRNPFGKTVMEWKV